A window of the Candidatus Microthrix parvicella Bio17-1 genome harbors these coding sequences:
- a CDS encoding DNA cytosine methyltransferase has protein sequence MAFNAMGNEAMARRYQQMTGQSSSESAQRTSVNDGAPLRPITTLDLFAGAGGLSLGFHLADRGYTPVFAVEHEAAAARSFERNFGCEVYAGDIEDSPAYPDEIDLIIGGPPCQGFSPLGRDRDDESRASLNGLWKHYLDAVRTLKPQAFVIENVPEFQKSAQFAELLHLLNHDTELSAYTPAYGVLNAADYGVPQRRRRGILIAIRDVDRKLPWPPTPTHGPGSQGQVPQVTVRDAIEDLPSRTKGTDPYISGDDQHLHFGRRPRPESMERYRAIPPGGNRFDLMAKRPDITPACWLNKPTGTTDVMGRAHWDRPSATIRTEFFKPEKGRYLHPSANRVISHREAARIQSFPDSYIFEGTKIEIARQIGNAVPPQLGKALANYVYEHAFATSSDAAVK, from the coding sequence ATGGCGTTCAACGCGATGGGGAACGAGGCGATGGCCCGGAGGTACCAGCAGATGACAGGGCAATCCAGCAGCGAGTCGGCACAGCGAACCAGCGTCAACGACGGCGCGCCGCTGCGGCCGATCACCACGCTCGACCTGTTCGCCGGGGCGGGCGGACTGTCACTGGGGTTCCACCTGGCCGACCGGGGCTACACGCCGGTGTTTGCGGTTGAGCACGAGGCGGCCGCAGCGCGGAGCTTCGAACGCAACTTTGGTTGCGAGGTGTACGCAGGCGACATCGAGGACAGCCCCGCCTACCCCGACGAGATCGACCTGATCATTGGCGGGCCGCCCTGCCAGGGTTTCAGCCCGCTGGGCCGAGACCGCGACGACGAGTCACGGGCATCGCTCAACGGCCTGTGGAAGCACTACCTCGACGCTGTCCGCACCCTGAAGCCCCAGGCCTTCGTCATCGAGAACGTGCCCGAGTTTCAAAAGTCGGCCCAGTTCGCCGAGCTGCTTCACCTGTTGAACCACGACACCGAGCTGTCCGCCTACACGCCCGCCTACGGCGTGCTCAACGCGGCCGACTACGGCGTGCCACAACGGCGTCGGCGGGGCATCCTGATTGCCATCCGCGATGTCGACCGGAAGCTGCCCTGGCCTCCCACGCCCACACACGGTCCGGGCAGCCAGGGGCAGGTCCCGCAAGTCACCGTCCGTGATGCCATCGAGGATCTTCCATCGCGCACCAAGGGCACCGATCCCTACATCTCCGGCGACGACCAGCACCTGCACTTCGGGCGTCGGCCGCGGCCCGAGTCCATGGAGCGATACCGGGCCATCCCGCCCGGCGGTAACCGATTCGACCTCATGGCCAAACGTCCCGACATCACGCCCGCCTGCTGGCTGAACAAGCCCACCGGCACCACCGACGTGATGGGTCGAGCCCATTGGGATCGGCCATCGGCCACCATCCGAACCGAGTTCTTTAAGCCGGAGAAGGGCCGCTACCTGCATCCGAGCGCAAACCGGGTGATCTCCCATCGGGAGGCGGCACGCATTCAGAGCTTCCCCGACAGCTACATCTTCGAGGGCACCAAAATCGAGATCGCCCGCCAGATCGGTAACGCCGTTCCCCCGCAGCTGGGCAAGGCCCTGGCCAACTACGTCTACGAGCACGCCTTTGCGACCAGCTCGGACGCGGCCGTCAAGTAA
- a CDS encoding nitronate monooxygenase: MQTELAKKLGIEFPIFAFTHCRDVVVAVSKAGGFGVLGAVGFTPEQLETELTWIDENIGDLPYGVDIVIPGKYEGMGEDDATKLEQELKDLIPEQHRKFANELLESHGVPEIPDAEKMQELLGWTEATAGPQVQVALSHPKVKLLANALGTPPPDVIEEIHASGRLVAALCGAASQAVRHANAGVDIVIAQGTEGGGHTGDVGSMVLWPEVIDALGDTPMLAAGGIGTGRQMAAALAMGAQGVWTGSLWLTVEEADVPPAQMKTLLEAGSRDTVRSRSWTGKPCRMLRNDWTEAWEAEGNPDPLGMPMQFMVTSNAVQRGHKYPEQAKDVNFNPVGQIVGRMNKMRPTRDVIFDMVSECIDATERMHNLMNQNAEV; encoded by the coding sequence ATGCAAACCGAACTTGCCAAGAAGCTGGGTATCGAGTTTCCAATCTTTGCGTTTACCCACTGCCGCGACGTGGTGGTGGCCGTGTCCAAGGCCGGCGGGTTCGGCGTACTTGGCGCCGTCGGGTTCACCCCGGAACAACTGGAAACCGAACTCACCTGGATTGACGAGAACATCGGCGACCTGCCCTACGGCGTCGACATCGTGATCCCCGGCAAGTACGAGGGCATGGGCGAGGACGACGCCACCAAGCTCGAGCAGGAACTGAAAGACCTCATCCCCGAACAGCACCGCAAGTTTGCCAACGAACTGCTCGAATCGCACGGGGTGCCCGAGATTCCCGACGCGGAGAAGATGCAGGAACTCCTCGGCTGGACCGAGGCCACGGCCGGCCCCCAGGTGCAGGTGGCGTTGTCGCACCCCAAGGTGAAGCTGTTGGCCAACGCGCTGGGCACCCCCCCGCCCGACGTGATCGAGGAGATCCACGCTTCGGGTCGGCTGGTCGCGGCGTTGTGCGGTGCCGCCTCGCAGGCGGTGCGCCACGCCAACGCAGGCGTTGACATCGTGATCGCACAGGGCACCGAAGGCGGCGGTCACACCGGCGACGTCGGCTCGATGGTGCTGTGGCCCGAGGTGATCGACGCGCTGGGCGACACCCCGATGCTGGCCGCCGGCGGCATCGGCACCGGTCGTCAGATGGCTGCGGCGCTGGCCATGGGTGCGCAGGGCGTGTGGACCGGCTCGCTCTGGCTCACCGTTGAGGAGGCCGACGTGCCGCCCGCTCAGATGAAGACCCTGCTCGAGGCCGGAAGTCGCGACACGGTGCGGTCCCGTTCGTGGACGGGCAAGCCATGTCGTATGTTGCGCAATGACTGGACCGAGGCGTGGGAGGCGGAGGGCAACCCCGATCCGTTGGGCATGCCGATGCAGTTCATGGTCACCTCCAATGCCGTCCAGCGGGGTCACAAGTACCCGGAGCAGGCAAAGGACGTGAACTTCAACCCGGTCGGCCAGATCGTGGGCCGCATGAACAAGATGCGCCCCACCCGCGACGTCATCTTTGACATGGTGAGCGAGTGCATCGATGCCACCGAACGTATGCACAACCTGATGAACCAGAACGCGGAGGTCTGA
- a CDS encoding ABC transporter permease encodes MTAITNPTSSNGRSAPAPATSEALPKARGALHDVWVIARRGLIHMKRQPEQLSDATIQPVMFVVMFAYVFGGAIVVPGGGNATPQRYREFLMGGIMAQTLVFTAFGVALGLANDRKNQAVDRFRSLPISRGAVLGGHAVANIIKTLLPIALMSITGYIIGWRIRGSVFETLGAYALMVAFAFAMIWIGVLLGSLVSTPEGVNGIAFVALFPLTFIASTFVPISSMPGPLRTIASWNPITTVADALRKLFGNPNAPARPGDPWSLLHPVAYSWIWIIAIITICAPLAVRAYQRSIDS; translated from the coding sequence GTGACCGCCATCACCAATCCCACCAGCTCCAACGGTCGCAGTGCCCCGGCACCCGCAACATCCGAGGCGCTGCCGAAAGCACGCGGAGCACTCCACGACGTGTGGGTCATCGCCCGCCGCGGCCTGATTCACATGAAACGCCAACCTGAACAGCTGAGCGACGCCACCATCCAACCGGTGATGTTCGTGGTGATGTTCGCCTACGTCTTTGGCGGTGCCATCGTGGTGCCCGGCGGAGGCAACGCCACCCCGCAGCGTTACCGCGAGTTTCTGATGGGCGGCATCATGGCCCAGACGCTGGTGTTCACGGCGTTTGGGGTGGCGCTTGGCCTTGCCAACGACCGCAAAAATCAGGCCGTCGACCGATTTCGATCGCTGCCGATCTCCCGCGGTGCGGTGCTGGGCGGGCATGCGGTGGCCAACATCATCAAAACGCTGCTCCCGATCGCGCTGATGTCGATCACCGGCTACATCATCGGATGGCGCATCCGAGGCAGCGTGTTCGAGACGCTTGGTGCCTATGCGCTGATGGTGGCGTTCGCGTTCGCCATGATCTGGATCGGCGTGCTGCTCGGCAGCCTCGTCTCCACCCCCGAGGGAGTCAACGGCATCGCGTTTGTCGCACTTTTCCCACTGACGTTCATCGCCTCAACGTTTGTTCCGATCTCCTCGATGCCCGGCCCGCTCCGCACCATCGCCTCGTGGAACCCGATTACCACCGTGGCCGACGCGCTCAGGAAGCTGTTTGGCAACCCCAATGCGCCGGCCCGGCCGGGCGACCCGTGGTCGCTCCTCCACCCGGTTGCGTACTCGTGGATCTGGATCATTGCCATCATCACCATCTGCGCGCCGTTGGCGGTGCGCGCCTACCAACGCTCCATCGATTCCTGA
- a CDS encoding very short patch repair endonuclease encodes MSGESWASSDGSRRSMKANRGRDTRPEMALRRAVWRRGLRYRVDARPIAGLNRRADLVFRGAKVAVFVDGCFWHSCPTHATRPTANADFWAAKLDGTVERDRETDTRLEAEGWTVLRFWEHEDPAEAAGRVDTAVRSRTS; translated from the coding sequence GTGAGCGGGGAGTCGTGGGCTTCCTCCGATGGCTCACGTCGGTCGATGAAGGCCAACCGGGGCCGGGATACGCGCCCAGAGATGGCGCTGCGGAGAGCGGTCTGGCGCCGGGGCCTGCGGTATCGGGTGGATGCGCGGCCGATCGCCGGGCTCAACCGGCGGGCCGACCTGGTGTTTCGCGGAGCGAAGGTGGCTGTGTTTGTGGATGGCTGCTTCTGGCACAGTTGCCCCACCCACGCCACCCGGCCGACCGCCAACGCAGACTTCTGGGCGGCGAAGCTGGACGGCACGGTTGAGCGGGATCGGGAGACCGACACCCGGCTGGAGGCGGAAGGGTGGACGGTGCTCCGGTTTTGGGAGCACGAGGATCCGGCGGAGGCCGCGGGGCGGGTTGACACCGCGGTGCGGTCCCGAACCAGCTGA
- a CDS encoding LLM class flavin-dependent oxidoreductase — MTFVALRYDMRTTRGGVDHAALYRAAMEQIRWADGLGIDSVVLSEHHVSEEGYLPSPLVVAGAVAAATKRINITIAALVAGLHHPIRLAEDLAVLDHLSDGRLMVVLGIGYRTIEFEVFGADRARRGPLLEELVAVLRQAWTGEPFDFRGTTVVVRPKPLTPGGPMLAVGGSVDASAKRAARLGLPLFAGDDHPELKVIYQLECERLGHRGGWSVIPSGPMFVHISDDPERDWAKIGPVALADAAVMRSWQTAGNRSLTESEATTIDELRTEGKYQVLTPDECVELCTRVHTLTLHPLLGGIDPALAWQSLELFAGEVLPKLQTS, encoded by the coding sequence ATGACCTTCGTCGCCCTTCGCTACGACATGCGGACGACCCGCGGTGGGGTGGACCACGCCGCCCTGTACCGGGCCGCCATGGAACAGATTCGTTGGGCGGATGGCTTGGGGATCGACTCGGTGGTGCTTTCAGAACACCACGTCAGCGAGGAGGGCTACCTACCGTCACCGCTGGTGGTGGCCGGGGCGGTGGCCGCCGCGACGAAGCGCATCAACATCACCATCGCAGCGCTGGTGGCCGGGCTGCACCACCCAATCCGGTTGGCCGAGGACCTGGCGGTGCTCGATCACCTTTCTGACGGTCGGCTGATGGTGGTGCTGGGCATCGGCTACCGCACCATTGAGTTTGAGGTGTTCGGGGCGGACCGCGCCCGGCGGGGACCACTGTTGGAGGAACTGGTGGCGGTCCTGCGTCAGGCCTGGACGGGCGAACCGTTCGACTTCCGCGGAACCACGGTGGTGGTCCGGCCCAAGCCGTTGACGCCTGGCGGGCCGATGTTGGCGGTGGGCGGATCGGTGGACGCGTCGGCCAAGCGGGCGGCCCGGCTGGGACTGCCGTTGTTCGCAGGGGACGACCATCCCGAACTGAAGGTGATCTACCAGCTTGAGTGTGAACGGCTGGGTCACCGTGGCGGCTGGTCGGTAATCCCGTCAGGTCCGATGTTCGTCCACATCAGTGACGACCCGGAACGCGATTGGGCCAAGATCGGACCGGTCGCGCTGGCCGACGCAGCGGTCATGCGCTCCTGGCAGACCGCGGGCAATCGATCGCTGACCGAGTCCGAGGCGACGACGATCGATGAACTGCGCACCGAGGGCAAGTACCAGGTGCTCACCCCGGACGAGTGCGTCGAGCTGTGCACCAGGGTGCACACGTTGACGCTGCATCCGCTGTTGGGCGGCATTGACCCAGCCCTGGCGTGGCAGAGCCTGGAACTGTTCGCCGGTGAGGTGCTGCCCAAACTCCAGACAAGTTGA
- a CDS encoding cytochrome P450 has protein sequence MAGATVSLDANEPQTEPVAGMAATAGGCPFTGAVARGPIEPIPVREGFDFTDPDLIADRIPLEELATLRQTAPIFWNPQTREESSFDDGGFWMVSRHEDVKAISSAREGWSSEENTAVVKFDGATVGPDERAIQREMILNMDAPRHTKVRGIIGRGSFTPRAIGRIADALDARARQIVAEAVARGTGDLVLDVSSELPLQAIADLVGFPQEDRKRIFDWSNQMVSYDDPEFDVEPAVAAAEILGYGMELGEARKADPGNDIASKLVTADIDGELLTSEEFAYFCLILAVAGNETTRNAISHGMQAFFENPDQWELFKAERPQTTADEIVRWASPIVIFQRTATTDHELHGTTIRAGQRVGMSYSSANFDETVFDEPHRFDITRDPNPHVGFGGGGAHYCIGANLARMEINLMFNAIADLAPDIAPLGEPRRLRSAWINGIKGLPVRYA, from the coding sequence ATGGCCGGCGCAACGGTGAGCCTCGACGCGAATGAACCTCAAACCGAGCCCGTAGCGGGGATGGCTGCGACAGCAGGCGGGTGCCCGTTCACCGGGGCGGTCGCCCGTGGGCCCATCGAACCGATTCCAGTGAGGGAGGGGTTTGATTTCACCGACCCCGACCTGATCGCCGATCGAATCCCGCTGGAGGAGCTGGCCACGCTGCGTCAGACCGCTCCAATTTTCTGGAATCCGCAGACCCGCGAGGAATCGTCCTTCGACGACGGTGGGTTCTGGATGGTGAGCCGTCACGAGGACGTCAAGGCCATCTCGTCGGCCCGAGAGGGCTGGTCGAGTGAGGAGAACACCGCGGTCGTGAAGTTCGACGGCGCGACCGTGGGCCCCGACGAGCGGGCGATCCAGCGCGAGATGATCCTCAACATGGATGCGCCCCGTCACACCAAGGTGCGCGGGATCATCGGCCGGGGCAGCTTCACCCCTCGTGCCATCGGCCGGATCGCGGACGCGCTCGACGCGCGGGCACGGCAGATCGTCGCCGAGGCGGTGGCGCGCGGCACCGGGGACCTGGTGCTCGACGTGTCGTCGGAGTTGCCGCTGCAGGCCATCGCCGACCTGGTGGGGTTTCCCCAGGAGGACCGCAAGCGAATCTTCGATTGGTCCAACCAGATGGTGTCCTACGACGACCCCGAGTTCGACGTCGAGCCGGCAGTCGCCGCCGCAGAAATCCTGGGCTACGGCATGGAGCTTGGGGAGGCCCGTAAGGCCGACCCGGGCAACGACATCGCCAGCAAGTTGGTGACCGCCGACATCGACGGTGAACTGCTGACCTCCGAGGAGTTTGCCTACTTCTGCCTGATCCTGGCGGTGGCCGGCAACGAGACCACCCGCAACGCGATCAGCCACGGCATGCAGGCGTTCTTCGAGAACCCCGACCAGTGGGAGTTGTTCAAGGCCGAACGCCCTCAGACCACCGCCGACGAAATCGTGCGATGGGCCAGTCCAATTGTGATCTTCCAGCGAACTGCCACCACCGACCACGAGCTGCACGGCACCACCATCCGTGCGGGTCAGCGCGTGGGCATGTCGTACAGCTCGGCCAACTTCGACGAGACGGTCTTCGACGAGCCGCACCGCTTCGACATCACCAGGGATCCCAACCCCCACGTGGGCTTCGGCGGTGGGGGTGCCCACTACTGCATCGGCGCCAACCTGGCACGGATGGAGATCAACCTGATGTTCAACGCCATCGCGGATCTGGCGCCCGACATCGCCCCACTGGGCGAACCCCGACGGCTTCGGAGCGCCTGGATCAACGGGATCAAGGGCCTGCCGGTTCGCTACGCCTGA
- a CDS encoding TetR/AcrR family transcriptional regulator, with the protein MATQEFRRAETRRLLLTAATELFARQGYHATSVETVAAAAERTTGALYDHFGGKPGLLVALLEDWIALTVAGLTAGMQGVPDLDGRVAAMWSGLIHTDDEAGDAWLLLEFELWLHAVRDPEIGQIGAERFRQMRGGLAVALNDWSAEFAIDLPGPADEVAAQLIALLVGMAFQHRIDPAAVPAGVVLAGLRRLLELPGQPMLLAASADQSLHVH; encoded by the coding sequence GTGGCCACCCAGGAATTTCGACGCGCCGAGACGCGCCGCCTGTTGCTGACCGCCGCCACCGAACTGTTTGCCCGGCAGGGATACCACGCCACCTCGGTCGAGACGGTCGCGGCTGCCGCCGAACGCACCACCGGTGCCCTCTACGACCACTTCGGGGGCAAGCCGGGCTTGTTGGTGGCGTTGCTCGAAGACTGGATCGCCCTGACGGTCGCCGGGCTGACCGCCGGCATGCAGGGCGTACCCGACCTGGACGGTCGCGTGGCGGCGATGTGGTCCGGGTTGATCCACACCGACGACGAGGCCGGAGACGCCTGGCTGCTGTTGGAGTTTGAACTGTGGCTGCACGCGGTGCGCGACCCGGAGATCGGGCAGATCGGCGCCGAACGCTTTCGACAGATGCGCGGTGGACTGGCCGTCGCGCTCAACGACTGGTCCGCCGAGTTCGCAATTGACTTGCCGGGCCCGGCGGACGAAGTGGCCGCCCAACTGATCGCGTTGCTGGTCGGTATGGCGTTCCAACATCGGATTGATCCGGCGGCCGTGCCGGCCGGGGTCGTCCTGGCGGGGCTCCGGCGCCTGCTCGAGTTGCCCGGTCAGCCGATGCTGCTCGCCGCGTCGGCTGACCAATCCCTACACGTTCACTGA
- a CDS encoding S1 family peptidase, whose protein sequence is MSERAQPTSTITPAPTTPSKTTSTSVAKLSNDELLDLARASVVRVRNTGCGAVSTGSAWLADDQTMISNRHVVEGLRFLEMSTWDGRDLDSKSAKVAEEADISRIAADWSAVAALRPLKVRTTPVEDGERIAIVGYPEGNELQVVTGVSTGYALDPKLAERAILKTTSVIKPGNSGGPALDMQGRVVGVAFAEEVKTDEALVIPISDVTGPDAVEMIPAKRCDE, encoded by the coding sequence ATGAGCGAAAGGGCGCAGCCAACCTCGACGATCACACCGGCCCCGACCACCCCATCCAAGACCACTTCAACCTCGGTGGCCAAACTGTCCAACGACGAGTTGCTCGACCTGGCCAGAGCCTCGGTGGTTCGGGTTCGCAATACGGGGTGTGGAGCGGTCTCTACCGGATCGGCGTGGCTCGCTGATGACCAGACGATGATCTCCAACCGACACGTGGTCGAAGGCCTGCGCTTTCTGGAAATGTCGACCTGGGATGGCCGTGACCTGGACTCGAAGTCCGCCAAGGTCGCCGAGGAAGCCGACATTTCGAGGATCGCCGCCGACTGGAGTGCTGTCGCCGCATTGCGGCCGCTGAAGGTCCGAACGACGCCTGTGGAGGACGGCGAGCGGATTGCGATCGTCGGATACCCGGAGGGCAATGAACTCCAGGTGGTGACGGGCGTGTCCACCGGATACGCCCTGGACCCGAAGCTTGCCGAGCGAGCGATCCTGAAAACGACATCAGTGATCAAGCCGGGCAACTCGGGCGGCCCGGCCCTCGACATGCAAGGCCGGGTCGTTGGTGTTGCCTTCGCCGAAGAGGTCAAGACCGACGAAGCATTGGTGATTCCGATCAGCGACGTGACCGGCCCTGACGCTGTCGAGATGATCCCGGCCAAACGCTGCGACGAATGA
- a CDS encoding glycoside hydrolase family 3 N-terminal domain-containing protein, with translation MLRHPAWGRAQETCGEAPHHVGELGAALPRGLQRHVMACVKHFAAAADVAVVVVGCTYTHEGEHIGETDPGLFELFPTTDDPGSG, from the coding sequence GTGCTGCGCCACCCGGCCTGGGGACGGGCGCAGGAAACCTGTGGCGAGGCCCCCCACCATGTCGGCGAACTGGGGGCAGCGCTGCCCCGCGGCCTCCAGCGTCACGTGATGGCGTGCGTCAAGCACTTCGCGGCCGCGGCCGACGTGGCCGTCGTGGTGGTCGGATGCACCTACACCCACGAGGGTGAGCACATCGGCGAGACCGATCCTGGGTTGTTCGAGCTGTTTCCCACGACGGACGATCCCGGGTCTGGTTGA
- a CDS encoding Fic family protein: MPRDDALIPRSRRAQVSGDYEATVTPLIADRSSIPLSGSLAADVAGAEAAITRFDERTGANLAGFSVIALRTEAAMSSQIENLTAAAGSIAVAEHAPPSNGPHKSNAELIASNVATLLAALSRNSPLDTIEVIELQRILFEDSAPRLTGRFRNQQVWVGGSSYSPHGAVHVAPHHERVPAAMTDLVAFANRTDLGALAHIAVTHAHFETVHPFPDGNGRTGRVLIQRMLRSAGLTRRSSVPLSAGLLTESTRYFDALNRYRDGDVEPIIGTFVDATFHSLNNADQLVDTLSAARLRWTDRVVARSDSAVWPLLEYCIGHPAITIKAAVTALGVSEVAVSNAIDRLVSLGILHQNSPARRNRIWLVSDVLDAVEDFMDRACRR; encoded by the coding sequence ATGCCCCGCGACGATGCCTTGATCCCCCGCAGCCGACGAGCCCAGGTGAGCGGTGACTACGAAGCCACGGTGACCCCCCTGATCGCCGACCGCTCGTCCATTCCGCTCTCGGGCTCCTTGGCGGCCGACGTGGCGGGAGCCGAGGCCGCCATCACCCGATTCGACGAACGAACCGGTGCCAACCTGGCGGGGTTTTCGGTCATCGCACTGCGGACAGAAGCGGCCATGTCGTCGCAGATCGAGAACCTGACGGCAGCTGCCGGCTCGATTGCAGTCGCGGAACATGCGCCTCCGTCGAACGGCCCACACAAGTCCAACGCTGAACTCATCGCGTCGAATGTGGCCACCCTGCTCGCGGCCCTGTCCCGCAACTCACCACTCGACACGATCGAGGTCATCGAGCTTCAGCGGATCCTGTTTGAGGACTCTGCTCCTCGGTTGACCGGCAGATTTCGGAACCAACAGGTGTGGGTCGGCGGAAGCAGCTACTCACCCCACGGCGCCGTGCACGTTGCGCCCCACCACGAACGTGTGCCCGCGGCAATGACCGACCTCGTCGCCTTCGCCAACCGAACCGACCTTGGCGCCCTGGCCCACATCGCAGTCACCCATGCCCACTTTGAGACCGTTCACCCGTTTCCCGACGGCAACGGCCGAACCGGCCGCGTCCTCATTCAACGCATGCTCCGCAGCGCTGGACTGACCCGCCGCTCCAGCGTTCCTCTATCGGCAGGCCTCCTCACCGAGAGCACTCGCTACTTCGATGCCCTGAACCGCTACCGCGATGGCGACGTGGAACCAATCATCGGCACATTCGTCGACGCCACTTTTCACTCGCTTAACAACGCCGACCAACTCGTTGACACCCTCTCCGCCGCCCGCCTCAGATGGACCGACCGGGTGGTTGCCCGCTCTGACTCTGCTGTCTGGCCCTTGCTCGAATACTGCATCGGTCACCCGGCGATCACCATCAAGGCTGCCGTCACCGCTCTGGGCGTCTCAGAGGTTGCCGTCTCGAATGCCATCGACCGACTGGTCAGCTTGGGGATTCTGCACCAGAACTCACCTGCACGCCGGAACCGAATCTGGTTGGTGTCCGATGTGCTGGACGCAGTGGAAGATTTCATGGACCGAGCCTGCCGTCGCTGA
- a CDS encoding daunorubicin resistance protein DrrA family ABC transporter ATP-binding protein, whose product MSSAHAVEAAGLVKRYGDTTALAGVDINVPTGTVTGILGPNGAGKTTVVRILTTLTKATDGSAMVAGFDVVRHPTEVRRRIGLAAQDATVDPLLTGHENLVMNGELHQLSSRDAKARSKELLEQFSLSAAGGRVASGYSGGMRRRLDLAATLVGRPSVLFLDEPTTGLDPRARTELWGVLETLVDDGTSILLTTQYLDEADRLADDIIVVDHGRVIARGDARNLKRQVGGDNIGVTLRDPAQLDQVVATLARVTGARPIVDRPARTATAPTAEGVAGLASVANALAADGVAVEDLSLRQPTLDEVFLTLTGAPADDVQPSNETEEARP is encoded by the coding sequence ATGTCATCAGCACATGCAGTTGAGGCCGCCGGGCTGGTGAAGCGCTACGGCGACACCACGGCACTGGCCGGGGTGGACATCAACGTGCCCACCGGGACGGTGACCGGAATCCTTGGCCCCAACGGTGCCGGCAAAACCACGGTGGTGCGCATCCTGACCACGTTGACCAAGGCCACCGACGGCTCGGCGATGGTCGCCGGATTCGACGTCGTCCGCCACCCGACCGAGGTCCGTCGACGCATCGGTCTTGCCGCGCAGGACGCCACCGTCGATCCGCTCCTGACCGGCCACGAAAACCTGGTGATGAACGGCGAACTCCATCAGCTGTCGAGCCGAGACGCCAAGGCGCGCTCAAAGGAACTGTTGGAACAATTCTCGCTGTCGGCCGCCGGTGGCCGGGTGGCCTCGGGCTACTCCGGCGGCATGCGGCGACGATTGGACCTGGCCGCCACGCTGGTCGGCCGCCCCTCGGTGCTGTTCCTCGACGAGCCGACCACCGGGCTGGACCCGCGGGCGCGGACCGAACTGTGGGGTGTGCTCGAGACGCTGGTGGACGACGGAACTTCGATCCTGTTGACCACCCAATACCTCGATGAGGCCGACCGCCTGGCCGACGACATCATCGTGGTGGACCACGGCCGGGTGATCGCCCGTGGCGACGCCCGCAACCTGAAGCGACAGGTCGGCGGCGACAACATCGGCGTCACACTGCGCGATCCGGCCCAGCTCGACCAGGTGGTCGCCACCCTGGCCCGCGTCACCGGCGCCCGGCCGATCGTCGACCGCCCGGCCCGCACCGCCACCGCCCCCACCGCCGAAGGCGTCGCCGGTCTCGCATCGGTTGCCAACGCACTGGCGGCCGACGGGGTGGCCGTCGAGGACCTCAGCCTGCGCCAACCGACCCTCGACGAGGTGTTCCTCACACTCACCGGCGCGCCGGCAGACGACGTCCAACCATCCAACGAGACCGAGGAGGCACGCCCGTGA
- a CDS encoding NgoMIV family type II restriction endonuclease, with protein MAAPFVLDLLGFVGDKPNTADIANHGSTDIARGVLEVLGISHQAPNAQTAGMNLEDGVKEYLAAELPRLDQRRPWEVRRGGAISEFRQYAHLARLNELVGADPTLKVELGQDYMISPDVTVGFMHGDVFQRPILHAAVSCKFSIRSDRVQNIRHEGVSMIRHRRGRQPHIVTVTSEPQPSRLAAICRGTGEVDAVYHVCLPELEEAVAGVGNELQQEALAEIVSQDRLYDLTELPDHLTV; from the coding sequence ATGGCGGCCCCCTTCGTTCTTGACCTGCTCGGGTTTGTCGGCGACAAACCCAACACCGCAGACATCGCCAACCATGGGTCCACCGACATCGCTCGGGGCGTGTTGGAGGTGCTCGGCATCTCCCATCAGGCCCCAAACGCCCAAACCGCCGGGATGAACCTGGAGGACGGCGTGAAGGAGTACCTGGCGGCCGAACTTCCGCGCCTTGACCAGCGACGTCCATGGGAGGTCCGGCGCGGCGGCGCCATCTCGGAGTTCCGTCAATACGCCCACCTGGCCCGTCTCAACGAGCTGGTCGGGGCTGACCCCACCCTGAAGGTGGAGCTGGGTCAGGACTACATGATCTCGCCGGACGTCACCGTCGGGTTCATGCACGGTGACGTTTTCCAGCGGCCCATCCTGCACGCTGCGGTGTCGTGCAAGTTCTCGATCCGCTCCGACCGGGTGCAGAACATCCGCCACGAGGGGGTCAGCATGATCCGACACCGCCGAGGCCGCCAGCCCCACATCGTGACCGTCACCAGCGAGCCCCAGCCGAGCCGGCTGGCCGCCATCTGCCGAGGCACCGGCGAGGTGGACGCCGTGTACCACGTCTGCCTGCCGGAACTCGAGGAGGCCGTGGCCGGTGTCGGCAACGAACTCCAACAAGAGGCGTTGGCTGAAATCGTTTCGCAGGACCGCCTGTACGACCTGACCGAGCTGCCCGACCACCTGACCGTCTGA